One region of Miscanthus floridulus cultivar M001 chromosome 19, ASM1932011v1, whole genome shotgun sequence genomic DNA includes:
- the LOC136526061 gene encoding uncharacterized protein translates to MAKTLRDYSTPIVANVPIGPAINLGDGNFELHTGLITMVKANQFHGLPSEDANAHLQHFLKLCDMIVIKDVGPDSIRLRLFPFSLSGKVKQWFYKEKEAVKMWDKCSMAFLAKFFPMGKPNALRG, encoded by the coding sequence ATGGCCAAGACCCTCCGTGACTACTCCACCCCCATTGTTGCCAACGTGCCCATTGGGCCCGCTATCAACCTTGGGGATGGGAACTTCGAGCTCCATACCGGCCTCATCACGATGGTGAAGGCAAACcaattccatggtttgccaaGCGAGGACGCAAACgcgcatctccaacacttcctcaaATTGTGTGACATGATCGTCATCAAGGACGTCGGACCTGATAGCATCAGGCTCcgcttgtttcccttctccctctcggggaaggtgaagcagtggttTTACAAGGAAAAGGAAGCTGTCAAGATGTGGGACAAATGTTCTATGGCATTCCTTgccaagttcttccccatgggcaaacCCAATGCCCTGAGGGGATGA